The DNA sequence ACTGTTACTAATGGCtagtaaagaaaaataaatgtgtttttgaaaaacaagtcCTTCTATTTTTAGTCAGCACTCACACAGTTAAaagaatttgcaatttgatcattgcagaaaaagcgacttttcaGCGTGAAAAATATCTTGCTATGTTTTAAAAGCAATGGACAATGTCTAGAGTGCGTCTATCCAATTTGGTATGCACTTGGATTGTTGGTAGAGCACTTAGGTAGCTAGGGATGCTCTCTTAACTATCTGCGTGCATTgtgaattggatggacgcatGCTAGacattgtccattccttaatTAAACACACCTTGAGAGTGCACAATACAGACTTCAAGAGCAtcttcaataaaataatttattacatataATGTTCAATGTATGAATTTTTGCCACTTGGTCACAAAGGAAAAGATGGAAGGATGACAGagtacattttcttttttataccTCAGTAAATATAATATTTGGAGCAGGTTGGTTAACTTCTGTTTGAGTTGTTGAAGGCAGCttgtctttcttttaaatcttAGCCATTGATATGTTTTACGCAAGGCAATCCAATTTTACCATACAAGAGTTGCTACATTGCACATGACTCATTAACTGATACAAGGCATGTGAGAATTGTTTGCTGCTGGACATGTGAAATCTGGTCATTCTCATgccattcattttatttaaaatgtaaGACAACTCTGTCTGTTATTTGTCATGCCTTTATCTAACTTATTAGTGCTTGGAAAAGCATGTTGATCATGTACTGATGTTTGTAACCATTGTtctaatcattattattttggtgttttttttttttgtagaattGTTCTGTTGGAGTGGTTGGGAAAAGGCAAAATTTAGTCATATACAGTGATGAAGCAGTAGCCCCTTATGTATCCTTTGAATATAGATTTCCTTTTGCAGTAGTCATgaagtcattttttattaattttatttatacaTTCTTCATTATCTAGGATGTCTCAAATTATGTTCCTCAaactttccattgttttgattttgttgtttggtttatttgtttggttttttctcTCTTACACTGTCTGCCATATTATCGTCATAATCAGACTTATTTTAATGTACTTTATGTTTGTGgtaaacaaagcaaaattggTGTGTTGGAATCTCTTTAACTTGATTTAGTTGGCTGGAATTgatcaaacaaaaagaagaagggGAGGACAGGTACAGACAGTGTAATTTTTATAGAATCTgtttttgaagaagaaaaaaaaaacaaacaaaaacaatgctttatTTATAGTGGAAGGGCACTTAGCTATCAAGCTAGTTCACTGGCACTCCACTTCTAAtaatctgaaagaaacaatttaaacTTAACAGAAACATGATTAAGAaccccaactggcaggaggcaactagttggctatttacaaagCACGGTAGAGTTGAATCCGGGACAACCGCAAACAAATCCTGACCAGAGTCTAGAACTGTAGTTGAACCCAGGGCAACCACATGCAATCCCCAGACCCTAACCATTGGACCATGCTTCCTCCCAGAGTGATTTGAGAAACCTGTGTATCCTTATTTGGTAGAGATGAGCTTGAAAATGTAGACCttgtgatatatttttttcgttaaCAAGCTCTCGTGGCACTGCCCTTGAGGGAATTTTAACAGGTAATAATGTTCCAAATATTAACACCCTAGTACAACACAAAAACATCTTGTTAATACTTTAATCCGATATCATGCACAAATAGGAGAATAAGGATATATGAAGAGCATCAACATGCATGATGAGACTTCCCGCGGCTATTGAATTATTGCTTTCTTCAATGatgtttttgtcaataattcaataattgtCCATAATATGATTTTAGAATGTTATGCCAATATTTTTGTCCCAATTTCTTACATTAAGTCTTTTATTctccttttcttattttattaaGGCTGATGATGTAGCCATGGAAGATGAATCTGAGGTATACTTTGTTGCTTCAAATCAGTGCTGAAGGGTTATTTTTGGTCTTCATAAAATGAACTGATGCCACTCATTTGGGTCAAATGATCAGACATATCCAGGCCCTGGGTGTGGCATAAGTTTTCTTAGCTATTTTTAAGATAAAAGCAAGATTCTACAGAATTTCCATTCCAGCCAATGTCATTATTTATGACTTTTTATGCATAGGGAGAAGAATTATTGTTCAATCCAGAATCAAGCCAAACCAAGAAAGATTGTGTTTTATGAAGTTTGAAGTGGGTGGTCCTCACAGTTTTTTTAATGCCATTTATGTAGTTTTGAGGAAGGTCTGAACTTGATTGGAATGCTAACCTCTGTGATGGCAGTGCAGTGCTTTACCAGTTGAGTTATCAAGCCAACTGGGAGCTTGTCATTATGTGGGTTGATGATAAGCCAAGGTCAGGGTTTTAATGCTGTCCTGGCCTGAACTTTTCAGGCCTTCCTTGTTACTACATAAGTAGTGTTAAAAATAATGCATggatcacacacttcaaacttTAATTCAACGTTCAGTTCAAATACATTACTTTCATGTATCAACATCATATAatttattagggagcttaagatctgatgacggcaacgtcaacgacaacgccacaaatcaatgatttgagtgattgaatgaagaaaaataatcttgctgcacgtgcagcacactttttggtgcaatgttttgacgtagtctgccaaacaacgacgggaaattttcatatttgaggttttgatgacaacgggagctcgcagcagtaaatctttccttctttgcctttacacgaaaaccattcgtggcaagcaagcgaaagagcactccgcctattttgtacaacgtgatcaacatggaataatcgcaagagacttaacttaacgcaaagttcagtTTTAATGAGACGTTTTCCtcgcagttgccgtcgtagcttcttaagctccctattgtgtTTTATGATAGCTTGGGActaagttttgtttcttttcaggtGGCTGCTGGTGAAGGTGGTGCAGACACTCAAGAGCCTGTTGTTCAGTCAATGGAATCTGATGAGAGCTAAGCTTCCCTTTTTGGTTGGCTACCTAGCTACTACTGATTTGTCCACTCTGAGTTGTATTTGGTTACACTAGAAGGAATAAAACTtggttgaaaacaaacaaattggtATTTTGGGTTTTGTATCTTGCTAATTAAAGCAGCTTTTAGACTTTTCAGCTGCCTGCatagacgctattcataaatggccgccaattcattattcttttgtccttgtgcaaattagccaaccaagcctcattgtcatgtgccaatttgaaaagaattcttgctctagggtgaggcttggtaggctaatttgcacaataacagaacaaaaataaaacagccgccatttatgaatagggtctattgCTTGCTAAATCACCCAGGAAGAGAGTGACTTTTAGTGAGTGTAGGAGGCAGCTGAAATTTAGGAGATTAGTCTCTGTGCTGGGACATAAGAAACCCACCTCTTAACTTACCACTGCTACCCCTTGCTTTTTATTAGGTCAGGTTATAATGTCTTGTCAATAATATAATAGATGCTACCAATAATTTGATATTAAAATAAGTAattggtttgaacccaggagtaacataccttgattgaaaaagatctgGGTgcttggagtcctgagaaggactgttgttagtgactgacattttgacaacctgtgcggaagccatcttagAGTCATTTAAGGgctagtgttagtcagttgaaaattcaaaaaccctggtgagcgatttgattgctcagtagatagagtagcctTTGGTAAATgggtgatgtgattggctgtgaagacatgtgcagagataggttatgcaaatagatgtgttgtaaaatgaataataaacaaggtgtttcTGTTACCTGTTAAGGTTGACAAcaatttagggcagtttgttctaagttacTAAACCAGCTTGAGTGTGATTCCTTTATAGTAGtgggtactgtaggttaaacacgtagcagagtcccagtcgataccatggtttgtttttaaatggTGTTCggcaatgttattgttgaggtcaccctttttagtagccaatcacatcacgcatttaccaacggctacccTCTCTACTGAACAATCAAATCACtcccagggtttttgaattttgaactgactaacactaccacttgactctgaagacgGCTTCTGCACAAGTTGTCACTAAAAACAGTCCTCAGGaatccaatcacccagatgatttttttcaattaataaTTTGATACTTGTCTTTGAGGTTGCATTACTAAGTTAGTTTAATTCTAACAAAGTGTTCAAGATTATAATCAGACAAACTGCTATCCTTGTATTATTTAAAAGTTCAAACTTCTATATCAGTGAAACCACTTAAGTTTCTTTACCATATGCATAATTTCTAATAGATCAGAAAGGTCtgtggtttaaaaaaaaggggTAGGTAATGTGTGTATGGGGACACATAGCAGAACATGTGTCAGCATAATACCTACCTAAAAGAGCTAGCAACATGGAAGTCAAGAAAATCAATACTTGATTTTACTAGTACTTAGCAGGGTTGTTTTCATTACTTGAATAGGTTTTTGCTGTATTTGCTTTTTGTTACAGGGGGTACAATAGCAAAGTAATTTCTTCTTAAAGAGTAAAATCTGCATGACTTATTACTGCAGAACTGAGGGATTGTGTGGTATTAGTTTCTAATTTGGAAGCAGGAATTTGTCATAGAAGTTGAATgcaaacaatattttacttagatttaatatttacaaaatttacAGCAATAACTGAAATCATTTTAATAACACTACATATAGTAAATGAAGGTTAAAAAAGAACTTGactaaatataattattacaattcaAACTTAAATGGTGTAATTCTAGCAGGAAATATGAAGACAGTATTGAAAATTGGTATTAACAGCGGACTAAAAATTCTTGTCTTGTTCTTTTGGTTGTTAGTTAGATGTTTCAGATGCAAGCTGTTTAATGAAAGAGGACTTTAAACATGGATTTTGGCTGACATTCATGAACTTGCTGCTTGCGTATTTGTTGTTGACAGCCTGTAAATGTAATAAAGGATACATTACAATGTAGAAGTGTAGGGAAGCTTTTGCAATAAGAAGTAGGTTTCTGTTATGAGATGAATATTGCATTGTTGAATTGAAGATTAACAGTGACTTTGCTTCAGTAAATGCATTTTaatatggtgaactcccacacCACAAGAGGCTTTTCTGTAAAGAGTAAATCAGGTAGTTGTAGTCATCGTTTTTCATTTGCAGGTAAAAGGAATTTAAGGAAAGCATGGTTTTAATGATAATCAACTTCATGTTTAGATGGTTTACTTGACTTAGTTGATACCTGTAGTTTTGATGATCCATCCAGAGTCTTTGTGATTAGGAAAGCAATGTGCTTTGCACAAGGAAGAAGTTTGGTTTCTGAGTACATGCTGTAGTATTGCAAAGTCGCTGTCCATTTGGTAGCAGAGCAGTCATCACTCTCACTGTTTGAGGTAGCTTTGATGGCTATATACAGTGATGCTGCAGAAATCTCAGAGGGAAGAAACTTCACACAGCTATAATCTACAAGGGTTAACTCCATAAAGTACTTTGCTAGAGTGTGTTTTAGACTGCAAACCTGAAAGTGAATACAGTTTGTAGGTAAGATAATGGAATATTATGATGAAAGAAGTTCCAAACAATGCAGTTTGTAATTTAAGTTGTTGTactgtgttttttttcatcaagagGAAATTTGCTATATTTTGCAGGCAGTTGTTAAGCCAAAGCCACTTTAGTCAAATTTAAGATAAAATAGAATTAGCTATAACAAGTACTTTCAGTATGAGGCAAAGTTTTGGTCAGTTTCTTTTGAACACgagctttttttgttttgaataagtAGGATAAAAATAAGGACCAAGGTGTTACCTGTCCAGCTTTAGAATTTCTTCTCAGGAAGTGCAGACACAGCGGTTTTCCTATATTGAAATCAAGGCTCTTGAAGATGAATCCTTCCATCTTTCTGATCTGACTTTTGTCATAGGCATTGTCAGTGATGTAGACGAAGTCTCCGATTTCTGGAGCATACATTTCCTCGTATTTGGAGGCCAAGAGCATTGCGCTCACACCGGCAAGTTGAAGGTTCTCTTTGGTAACATCATAGACCTGGTCGGGAAATTAGAATTCTGATCACAATTTGGGTCAAGTAGTTTATGACCGGTGTTAATTTTATAATGCTATAGTACTCACAGAGAGAAATCTATCCAGTATCGAGATAGTGGTGAAGAGAGTTTCTTGCAGGAGTCGGAATCGTAAGTGGACCTGCACTAGCCAGTCAACAAGGATGCTACGCATTTTCTCTGTGATTATTGTCCTTTGCTTCATGTAATTGGGCGACACCTTGAATTCgatctggaaaaaaaaaattgtaagaaGACCATGGTTAAATATTGAGAGAAAATGTCAAGGGCTAGTTAGTTTCTCTAGAGAATGCTTTTGATATTGAACCGTCTTGAGTCTTGAAATCAAGCAATTCTCAATTCGAGTTGGAACACGGGGGATCATTTAAGTCTCGAACCAAGGTGTTCAGTTAAGCTGTAACAAGGAAAGGTACATTTATGATTACTTGTTAAAGGAGAGAAAACTCGAAGACTTAACATTTGGTTATTACCTCCAATTTGTGCATATACTGATATATCTCTTGTGCGTACTCTGCACAAAGCTGTGGATTTGAGTAGTCGTCTCTATCAATGTCGACAACATTTTCTGGTTTGGCAATCGCACAAGACTCCAACGCTTCCCCAAGAACGTCCACATCAACAtcttttacttgttttttgACAGCATGCTCTTTGGCTTGCTTCGAAACCACACCAGTCGTTCCCTCTGATCTTTCCAGAGCTTTCCTGGCTTTTTCAGCGACGACCTTAAAAAGTTAAGCTAGGCAATTAATTTTGGCTGACCTTGTAGCAATTCAGcccaatgaaatgaaaataattaccTTGGATGCAAACGGTCTATTTCCCACGTCTCCTAGAGCTGCACGAGGTCTGgaagttttggaaaatttcGCTTTGGTGGCCATTGACTGTTCGTTCTCTTGTTCTTGACGCATAACCTATGAAGAAAAGTGAAGGTATTTATCATATTACTCATTCTGAATTTACGTTAATAACTCAAGTTGGCCTTAGTTTACTATAGAGGTTtacttcaaaaaaaatttcgaaaTTTCAATTCAGGCTATTCTCTTGCTTGAATACAGAGTTGGGAAAAATGCATTTCTCCCTAAGAGACTTACGTTCCCTAATCTTCCAATAGCTGCCATTGTCGAATACGTTATATAAAAAGAGTAAGGCAGATAAATCTATGTTAACGTTGTGGAGCGTCGACGGAGTTTTGAGATTCTTCGTATATCTGGATGTCACTGTCCTCAACAGCGATGATCTGTTCAACAGCCGATGCGTTTCGGCGACAGCTTTTTGAAATGCCCTCTcgcactctgattggttgatttctTATTCAAGAATTTTTGCCAACTACGTCATTATTCATAACTTCGTGTATCGGCAAAAATTCGTGCACGTGTCCTTTGCTTCTGAAATGCCGGCCTAATCACACTAGAGGACAATCCGTTTTTCTAGgtgtcaaaaaaataaaaatctgtCATTGTGACCAAAACCCAGGTGCGATTGCATTTTTTGTCGAGAGCAAAATTTGTTCAGCTCCGAACAAAGTTCAAAGGGGCCGTCGACTACCTCTGAAGCTCGCCATATTGAtacaaatcttgaaaaacaatggGCGAATGTTATGAGGCAAAGGTTTTGTCTCTGGCCGATTTCACACGCAATTTGTCctgaaaattctgaaaacaattgcaaaattgtcCTCTGGTGTGATTAGGCTAGCCCGGGGGGGAGGGGTACTCCCAGAAAAATTGGGTAGGGGTGTGCGGCCCGCTTCCCAAAACCCTTACCCTATCTATGACCAAAATCTGCGATTTTCTCTatcctatttatgacctgaccaaaaatttgataccctatttatgacccgACCCTTAAATCTACACCCTGTTTTGGACCtgctttaaaattattgtccTAGTTCAGACCAATGTTAAAGGCAATGTTCAACGGGGGAGAGGAAG is a window from the Acropora palmata chromosome 1, jaAcrPala1.3, whole genome shotgun sequence genome containing:
- the LOC141893032 gene encoding G2/mitotic-specific cyclin-B-like, with product MAAIGRLGNVMRQEQENEQSMATKAKFSKTSRPRAALGDVGNRPFASKVVAEKARKALERSEGTTGVVSKQAKEHAVKKQVKDVDVDVLGEALESCAIAKPENVVDIDRDDYSNPQLCAEYAQEIYQYMHKLEIEFKVSPNYMKQRTIITEKMRSILVDWLVQVHLRFRLLQETLFTTISILDRFLSVYDVTKENLQLAGVSAMLLASKYEEMYAPEIGDFVYITDNAYDKSQIRKMEGFIFKSLDFNIGKPLCLHFLRRNSKAGQVCSLKHTLAKYFMELTLVDYSCVKFLPSEISAASLYIAIKATSNSESDDCSATKWTATLQYYSMYSETKLLPCAKHIAFLITKTLDGSSKLQAVNNKYASSKFMNVSQNPCLKSSFIKQLASETSN